In Pseudomonas abieticivorans, the genomic window AGTTGAGCGTGCTGATCTCCTACAGCAAGATCGACCTCAAGGAAGCCTTGCTCAAGTCCCAGGTGCCGGATGACGACTACCTGACCCGCGACATGGAAACCGCGTTCCCGCCGTCGCTGGTCAGCAAGTACGCCGAGTCCATGCGCCGCCATCGCCTGAAACGCGAGATCGTCAGCACCCAGATCGCCAACGACCTGGTCAACAACATGGGCATCACCTTCGTGCAGCGCCTCAAGGAGTCGACCGGCATGAGCCCGGCCAACGTCGCCGGGGCCTACGTGATCGTGCGCGACATCTTCCACCTGCCGCACTGGTTCCGGCAGATCGAGGCGCTGGACTACCAGGTGGCGGCCGACGTGCAACTGGCACTGATGGATGAGCTGATGCGCCTGGGCCGCCGCGCCACGCGCTGGTTCCTGCGCAGCCGTCGCAACGAACTGGACGCGGCCCGCGATGTCGCGCACTTCGGTCCGCACATCGCCGCCCTGGGGCTCAAGCTGGACGAACTGCTGGAAGGCCCGACCCGCGAAGTCTGGCAAACCCGCTACCAGGCGTACGTCGAGGCTGGCGTGCCGGAGTTGCTGGCGCGCATGGTGGCCGGGACCAGCCACCTGTACACCCTGCTGCCGATCATCGAGGCGTCTGACGTCACCGGTGAAAACGCCGCCGAGGTGGCCAAGGCGTTCTTCGCCATCGGCAGTTCCCTGGACCTGAATTGGTACCTGCAGCAAATCAGCAGCCTGCCCGTGGAAAACAACTGGCAGGCCCTGGCCCGCGAAGCATTCCGCGATGACATCGACTTCCAGCAACGGGCGATCACCATCTCCGTGTTGCAAATGGCCGATGCCCCGCAGGACATGGACGCGCGCGTGGCGTTGTGGCTAGAGCAGCACAAGGCCATGGTGGCGCGCTGGCGTGCCATGCTTGAAGAGCTCAAGGCGGCAACCGGTACCGACTACGCGATGTATGCGGTGGCGAACCGGGAGTTGATGGACCTGGCCTTGAGTGGGTCGTCCAACCCATAACGCCTTTGCGCCATAAAAAAACCCGCCGTCATGGCGGGTTTTTTTATGGCTGTCATCCCGGCGGCGCTGTTTTCGCGAATACATCGGCGAAAGGAACAGCAAGGGGCACGGCTGGGTCGCTGCTTATTTTTCGCTCAACGAAAACGCTGTCAGGCTGAAGGCCGGCACGCCCATGTCACGCAAGCGCTGGGAGCCGGCAAGCTCTGGCAGGTCGATGATCGCGGCGGCCTCGTGCACGCTGGCGCCCATGCGGCGTACCAGGTTGGCAGCGGCGATCAGGGTGCCGCCGGTGGCGATCAGGTCGTCGAACAATACCACCGAGTCGCCTTCGCACAGGCTGTCGGCATGCACTTCCAGGAATGCCTCGCCGTATTCGGTGGCGTAGCCTTCGCTGAGTACGTCGGCCGGCAGTTTGCCTTGTTTGCGGAATAGGATCAGTGGCTTGTTCAGCTCATGGGCAATGATCGAGCCGATCAGAAAGCCGCGGGCATCCATGGCGCCGATGTGGCTGAAGTCGGCGTCGATGTAGCGGTGCACGAAGCTGTCCACCACCAGGCGCAAGGCTTTGGGCGACTGGAACAGCGGGGTGATGTCGCGAAAGATCACGCCCGGCTTGGGGAAGTCCACCACGGGGCGGATCAGGGATTTGAAGCTGAGTTCGTCGAAAACCATTGTCTAGGTGCCCACAGGAAGCTGAATGCGCGCCAGTATACCTGTTCGATCGGTCAGGTCGAACTCAGGCGTCGAGGGTGCCGCCGGCCAGGGCACAGAGCTGGATCGGGTCCAGGATGTGGATCTCTTTACCTTCGGCGGCGATCAATTGGTTTTGCTGGAAGCGCGTGAACACCCGCGATACGGTTTCCACCGCCAACCCCAGGTAGTTGCCGATTTCATTGCGCGACATGCTCAGGCGGAATTGGTTGGCTGAATAGCCGCGCGCCCGGAAGCGTGCCGAGAGGTTGACCAGGAAGGTCGCGATCCGCTCGTCGGCGGTTTTTTTCGACAGCAGCAGCATCATTTGCTGGTCGTCGCGGATCTCTCGGCTCATCACCCGCATCAGTTGGCGACGCAGTTGCGGCAGTTGCACGGAGAGCTCGTCCAGGCGTTCGAACGGAATTTCACACACCGAGGTGGTTTCCTGGGCCTGGGCGGTCACAGGGTAGGCCTCGGTGTCCATCCCCGACAGCCCGACCAGTTCGCTGGGCAGGTGGAAGCCGGTGATCTGCTCTTCGCCGTTGTCGCTCAGGCTGAAGGTTTTCAGGGCGCCGGAGCGCACTGCATACACGGAATTGAAATTGTCGCCCTGGCGGAACAGGTACTCGCCCTTCTTCAACGGGCGGCCGCGCTTGACGATATCGTCCAGCGCATCCATGTCTTCCAGGTTCAGCGACAGCGGCAGGCACAGGGGCGCCAGGCTGCAATCCTTGCAGTGGGCTTGAGTGGCGGCGCGCAGTTTGACTGGCTCGGACATTTCATCAAATCCTTCTGGAAATTCACACAATACCTGTAAGGGTACCCCAGCTGGAGGTTGGCGGCCATGCACTTTATCAGGGCGGCGCCTCAAGACTCATGTGTCAGGGCCGATACAAAGCTACCCCCAAAGCGCACGGAGCCTTTCGCGATGATCAGCCTAGACGTCAAGTTCAACGGTGCAGCCCCATGGCAGGCAACGGATACGCCTGCCAGTACGCAGACCGCCGTCGATACCCTGGCGAGTGAAAGCCCAGCAGCGGTGACGGGGATCAAGGTCAGCCTGTCGCGCGAAGGCGTGGCAAAGGCCGGGGGTGCCAACCAGGACATCGAGCAAAGCGGCCTGCCGCCGACCATCCAGCAAACCCTGAAAATTATTCGCGAGTTGAAGAAGCAGCTCGAAGAGAAGATGAACGAACTCAAGGCGCTGATGGCCAATCGGCAGATCAGTGACAGCCAGCGCCAAGCCCGTGCCAGCGGTTTGCAGGCCGCCATCGGTGCGCTGCAGGGTGCGTTGGCCACTGCGAATGCCAGCCTGGCCAAGGCGATGAAGGACAGCGGCCTTTCCGTCGAACAACTGGGCAAAGTGGCCAGCCTGCTGGGTAACTGACTCAAATCACCCGCGAAAACCGCTGACGGTCCTGGGGCAGGTGTGCATCGAACAGCATGCACACCGAACGCACCAACAGACGCCCCGGCGGCAACACGCGGATCACCCGCTTATCGATCTCGATCAGGCCATCGGCGGCCATGGCCTGCAGTTGCGGCCAGATATCGGCGAAGTAGCCGCGAAACTCGATGTCGAACACCTGCTCGATCACTTCGGTGTACAGCTCGAAGTGGCAGATCAGTTGCTGGATGACCGCCCGGCGCACGCGGTCGTCGGGGCTGCATGCCAGGCCGCGGCGGGTGGCCAGTTGGGCGCCGGCCAGGCTGTTCTGATATTCGTTCAGGTCACTGCTGTTCTGGCAGTACAGGTCGCCGATCTGGCTGATGGCCGACACCCCCAACCCGATCAGGTCGCAATGGCCGTGGGTGGTGTAGCCCTGGAAGTTGCGTTGCAGCGTGGCGTCCTCCTGGGCCATGGCCAGCTCGTCGTCGGGCAACGCAAAGTGGTCCATGCCGATGTAGCGGTAGCCGGCTGCCGTCAGTTGCTCGATGGTGCCTTGCAGCATCGCCAGTTTGTGCGCGGGCGAGGGCAGGTCCTGCTGGGCGATGCGCCGCTGGGGCATGAAGCGTTCGGGCAGGTGGGCGTAATTGAACACGGACAGGCGGTCGGGTTGCAGCTGGATGATCTCGTCTATCGTACGGGCGAAACCCTCCACAGTCTGTTTGGGCAGCCCGTAGATCAGGTCGATGTTCACCGAACGAAACTGCAGGGTGCGGGCCGCGTCGACGATGGCCCGGGTTTCTTCCAGGCTTTGCAGGCGGTTGACCGCACGTTGCACGGCCGGGTCCAGGTCCTGCACGCCCAGGCTGACCCGATTGAAGCCCAGTTCGCGGAGCAGGCCCATGGTCGACCAGTCGGCCTCGCGCGGGTCGATTTCGATGCCGTAGTCGCCGGCGTCGTGCTCAAGCAGGTTGAAGTGCCGGCGCAGGGTGGCCATCAACTGGCGCAATTGAGCAGGGCTGAGAAAGGTTGGCGTACCGCCACCCAGGTGCAGTTGCTCGACCACCTGGCGAGGGTCCAGGTGGCAGGCGATCAGCTGGATTTCTTGCTCCAGGCGCTGCAGGTAAGGCTGGGCGCGGCCACGGTCCTTGGTGATGACCTTGTTGCAGGCGCAGTAGTAGCAGATGTGTGCGCAGAACGGCACGTGCACGTACAGCGACAGCGGTTGCAGGGCCTTGCGGCTGTCGCGCAGGGCATGCAACAGGTCGAACGAGCCGATCTGGCCATTGAACTGCGCGGCCGTGGGGTAGGAGGTATAGCGCGGGCCGGCCTGATCGTAGCGACGAATCAGGTCGGTGTCCCATTCAATGGCGTCGAGCATGCGGGTATTCCCTGGGGGAGCAATGCCCGCAGTCTAGGGTGCGCTCAGGCCTTGGGTGTTGACCTGCATCAAGGCCCCGTTCAGTGGCCCATCAGCCAGTGCTGATGCGGGCCGGGCAGGGTCCACAGGCCAAACAGCATCACCAGCAGGCCACCGGCGATGCGCACGCCGCGTTGGCGCAGCAAGGCGCGAGTGCGTTCGGCGGCCATGCCGGTGGCCAACAACACCGGCCAGGTGCCCATGCCGAAGGCCAGCATCAACAGCGCACTGTGGGCCGCGTTGCCTTGGCTTGCCGCCCACAACAACGTGCTGTAGACCAGCCCGCAGGGCAGCCAGCCCCACAGGGCGCCCAGCAGCAGGGCCCGGGGCACGCTGGACACCGGCAGCAGGCGGGTGGCCAGTGGCTGGATATGCCGCCACAGCCCCCGGCCCAAGGCTTCGATGCGGGTCAGGCCGCTCCACCAGCCGGCCAGGTACAGGCCCATGGCAATCAACAGCAACGCGGCTACCACGCGCAACGCCATGGCCGCAGGGCTGGTGGCCACGGCCCAACCGGCCAGGCCGATGATCAGGCCGGCACACGCGTAGCTGCAGATACGCCCCAGGTTGTAGGCCATCAGCAGTTGCAGGCGGCGGCCGCGTTGTTCCGGCGGTATGGCCAACGTCAGCGCGCCCATCAGGCCGCCGCACATGCCCAGGCAATGGCCGCCACCCAGCAGGCCGAGAATCAGCGCGCTGGCCAGCAATGGCAACAGGTCAGCCATGGGGCGGCTGCTTGTTGTCGGTGGTGTGGTTGGCCTCATCGACTGCAGCCTTGTGCTGCGGGTCCTGGTCGTCGAACAGGATGCTATGGGCCGGGCCGTCGAGGTCGTCGTACTGGCCGCTGTCCACTGCCCAGAAGAATACATACACGGCGATGGCGACGATCAGCAGCGCGGCGGGGATCATGATGTACAGCGCTGGCATGGTGGCTCCGGCGAACTCAGGCGGTGGCGGGGTGCAGGGGCGCTATCGCGGCCTGGCTGCCCGGCAGTGGTTTGATGCGGGTCAGGCGCAAGGCGTTGAGCACCACGGTCAGCGAGCTCAGGGACATGCCCAGTGCGGCCCAGATCGGGGTGATCAAGCCTGCCGCGGCAAACGGCAGCATCAGCCCATTGTACAACGCCGCCCAACACAGGTTCTGGATGATCACCCGGCGAGTGCGTCGGGCCAACGCCAGGGCCTGTACCAGTGCCGACAGGCGGTTGCACAAGAGCACCGCGTCGGCGCAGGTCTTGGCCAGGTCCGTGGCCGAGCCCATGGCCACGCCGATGTCCGCAGCCGCGAGCATGGGCACATCGTTCACCCCGTCCCCCAGCACCAGCACCTTGCGCCCGTCGGCCTGCAAGCGTTGCAGCATCGCCAGCTTGGCGTCTGGCGGCAGGCCGCCGTGGGCTTGCCCGATGCCCAGTTCGGCGGCGACGCTGGCGACCATCGGCGAACTGTCACCGGACAGCAGCAGGGTTGTGCAGCCGCGTGCGTGGCAGGCATCGACCAGCCCCTGGGCATCGTCACGCAGGCGGTCGTCCAGGCCGAACCAGGCCAAGGGGCCCTGTTCGTTGCCCAGCAGCAGCCATTGCCCCGCCTGGGACGGCATGGCTGGCGGGGCCTGGCCGCTCAGGGCACACACATAGGCCGGCTGGCCGATGCGCAGGCACTGGCCATTGACGAGCCCTTGCAAGCCCAGGCCCGGTGCGCTGCTGACGTCGTCGGCCAACAATGCGGTGTGGCCGAATGCGCGGGCGATCGGGTGTTCCGAGCCCAGTTCCAAGGCGGCAGCCAACGCATGGCACGCATCGGCATCGGCTTGTGCAAGTGGCTGAATCTGGCGCAGTACCAAGCGCCCTTCGGTGAGGGTGCCGGTCTTGTCAAAGATCACTGTGTCGATCTGGTTCAGGCCTTCCAGCACATGCCCACGGGTCAACAGCAGGCCCAGGCGGTGCAGCGTGCCGGTGGCGGCGGTGAGCGCGGTGGGGGTAGCCAGCGACAGTGCGCAGGGGCACGTGGCGACCAGCATTGCCAATACCACCCAGAAGGCGCGTGCGGGGTCCAGTTGCCACCAGACCAGGCCGATGATCAGCGCCAGGGCCAGGGTTACCAGCAGAAACCCTTGCGCGGCGCGGTCGGCGATTTCGGCCAGGCGCGGCTTTTCTGACTGGGCGCGGTCGAGCAGGCGCACGATGGCCGACAGCCGGGTGTCCTGGCCCAAGGCAAGTACCTCCACGGTAAGGGCGCTCTGCACGTTCAAGGTGCCAGCGGTGACTGCCTCGCCTGCACCGCGTGGCTGGGGCAGGTACTCGCCGGTGAGCAGGGATTCGTCGATGCTCGACTGCCCCTGCAGGATCCGTCCGTCGGCCGGGATCACCGCGCCGGGCGGGATCAGCAGGTGGTCATGGCTGCGCAATTGGCTCAGCAGAATTCGCTCGCCGTGGCCCTCGGCATCCAGCCGCAGGCATGAAGCCGGCAGCAGGTTGACCAACTGGGCGGTGGCCGCAGCGGTGCGTTCGCGGGCGCGGCGCTCCAGGTAACGGCCGGCCAGCAGGAACAGCGCGAACATGCCGACGGCGTCGAAATACAGCTCGCCCACCCCGGTGATCGCGGTCCAGATACCCGCCAGGTAGGCCCCGCCAATGGCCAGCGACACCGACACGTCCATGGTCAGGTGCCGGGTGCGCAGGTCGCGCAAGGCACCGCGAAAAAAGGGCGCGCAGCTGTAGAAAACAATGGGCGTGGTCAAGAACATCGCCACCCAGCGCAGGATGGTGTGCAGCTCCGGGCTCAGGTCGATGTTGAACTCCGGCCAGGTGGCCATGGTTGCCATCATCGCCTGGAACCACAACAGCCCGGCCACGCCCAGTTGGCGCAATGCCCGGCGGTTGTCGCTGGCCAGTTGTTCGGCGGCGCGGTCGGCCTGGTAGGGGTGGGCGGCGTAGCCGATCTGGCGCAGCTCACCCAGCAGGCGGCTCAGCGGCAACTGGCTGTCGGCCCATTGCACCAGCAGGCGGTGGTTGGACAGGTTGAGCCGGGCTTGGGCAATGCCGGGCACTGCGCGCAGGTGTTTTTCAATCAGCCAGCCGCAGGCGGCGCAACTGATGCCTTCGATCAGCAGGGTAGCCTCGCTCAATTCACCCTGATGGTTGACGAATGGCTGCTGGACATCCGCGCGGTCATACAGCGCCAGTTCATCGGGCAGTTGGCGGGGCAGGGTCTGCGGGTTGGCCGAGGCCTCGCTTCGGTGCTGGTAGTAACTGCCCAGGCCGCCGGCGACGATGGCTTGGGCAACGGCCTGGCAGCCAGGGCAGCAGAACGCGCGCAGCTCACCCAAAACGTTGGCGCGAAAGGGCTGGCCCGCAGGCACGGGTAGGCTGCAGTGGAAGCAAGGGGTCGGGGTGTCCATGGTTCAGTTGCGCAGGTCTTCGGCACCCTGCAACGGCTCATCGCCCAGCACCAGGCCCTTGTCGTGGCCCACTTGTTCTTCTTCGAACATGCGCCAGGTCCGGCCGTTGTCTTCGCCCAGCAGTTCGACGAAGCGCCGACCTTCGATTTTCTCGTCCAGGTGGCCCACGTAGCGGCCAGGTTCGGACGGGCTCAGGGCCAACTCCACCTTGCGGTCCTTCTCTGGCTGGGTAGGCGACATCAGGTTCAGTTCCAGCGATTGCGGGTTGCTGTTGCCGGTAAGCTTCAAGTCCACCTCGCCGGTCAGTTCGTCCAGGTGAACGTTGGCGCGCAGGGCGAGGTCCTGGGCCAGGCGTTCACGGTCCAGGGAGCGATTGATGCCCTTGCCGGCTTCGTAGTAATTATCGTTGACCAGGTTATCCGGGTTCTCCACGGCGATCGTGACCATGGTCAGGGTGAGGGTCACCGAGCAGGTCAGGATACCGATGATGATCCACGGCCAAAGGTGTTTGTACCAGGGGCTGGTGGCGGTCGCTGCAAACATTGCAAGGGTTCCTTAACGTACTTGGGGGCCGATGAACCGGCTCTTGGCTTCTATGTGTATGTCGCTGTCATCGGCATCGCGCAAGGTGAACTTCACCTCGTTGGTGCTGGAGGGCAGTTTTTCCGGGGCCACCGACAGTTCGGCCGGTACGCTGACAATGTCACCGGCCGCCACGCGGATTTCGTTGCGGCTTTGCAGCTTGAGGTCGGGCAGGCCGCTGGCTTCGATCAGGTAGACGTGGTCGCGCTGGTCCTTGTTCATGATCTTCAGGCTGTAGACGTTCTCGATTCGCCCTTGGGCATTCTCGCGGTACAGCACGCGGTCCTTGCTGACGTCGAAGCCCACCAGCGCACGCATGAAAAACGCCCCGGCCAACAGCCCCATCATCACCAGCAGTACCACCGCGTAGCCGATCAGCCGCGGGCGAAACTTATGGGTTTTCTGCCCGGACAGATTGTGCTCGGTGGTGTAGCTGATCAACCCGCGTGGGTAGTTCATCTTGTCCATGATGCTGTCGCAGGCGTCGATGCAGGCTGCGCAACCGATGCACTCGATCTGCAGCCCGTCGCGGATGTCGATGCCGGTGGGGCACACCTGCACGCACATCGTGCAGTCGATGCAGTCCCCCAGGCCCATGGCCTTGTAGTCCACATCCTTTTTGCGCGGCCCGCGTTGCTCTCCGCGGCGCGGGTCGTAGGACACGATCAGGGTGTCCTTGTCGAACATCACGCTCTGGAAGCGCGCGTAGGGGCACATGTAGATGCACACCTGCTCGCGCAGCCAGCCGGCGTTGCCGTAGGTGGCCAGGGTGAAGAAGCCGACCCAGAAGTACGACCAACCGTCGGCATTGCCGGTAAAAAAGTCGGTGGCTAACTCGCGGATCGGCGAGAAGTAGCCAACGAAAGTCATGCCCGTGACAAAGCCGATCACCAGCCACAGGCCGTGCTTGGCCAGCTTGCGCATGAATTTGTTGGCGTTCATGGGTTCTTTGTCCAGCTTGATCCGCTGGTTGCGGTCACCCTCGGTGACTTTTTCGCACCACATGAAAATCCACGTCCACACGCTTTGCGGGCAGGTGTAGCCGCACCACACGCGGCCGGCGAACACGGTGATAAAGAACAGGCCAAAGGCGCTGACGATGAGAATGCCCGACAGCAGGATGAAGTCTTGCGGCCAGAAGGTGGCGCCAAAGATGTAGAACTTGCGCTCCGGCAGGTTCCACCACACCGCCTGGTGCCCGGCCCAGTTCAGCCACACGGTGCCGAAATACAGCAGGAACAGAAACGCCCCGCCGGCCCGGCGCAGGTTGCGAAACACGCCGGTGAATGCCCGGGTGTAGATTTTTTCCCGCGACGCGTACAGGTCCACGCTCTGCCCTTTGGTTGAGGGCGGTGGAGTGACGTCGTGTACCGG contains:
- the ccoG gene encoding cytochrome c oxidase accessory protein CcoG codes for the protein MSKQIPVHDVTPPPSTKGQSVDLYASREKIYTRAFTGVFRNLRRAGGAFLFLLYFGTVWLNWAGHQAVWWNLPERKFYIFGATFWPQDFILLSGILIVSAFGLFFITVFAGRVWCGYTCPQSVWTWIFMWCEKVTEGDRNQRIKLDKEPMNANKFMRKLAKHGLWLVIGFVTGMTFVGYFSPIRELATDFFTGNADGWSYFWVGFFTLATYGNAGWLREQVCIYMCPYARFQSVMFDKDTLIVSYDPRRGEQRGPRKKDVDYKAMGLGDCIDCTMCVQVCPTGIDIRDGLQIECIGCAACIDACDSIMDKMNYPRGLISYTTEHNLSGQKTHKFRPRLIGYAVVLLVMMGLLAGAFFMRALVGFDVSKDRVLYRENAQGRIENVYSLKIMNKDQRDHVYLIEASGLPDLKLQSRNEIRVAAGDIVSVPAELSVAPEKLPSSTNEVKFTLRDADDSDIHIEAKSRFIGPQVR
- the hemN gene encoding oxygen-independent coproporphyrinogen III oxidase yields the protein MLDAIEWDTDLIRRYDQAGPRYTSYPTAAQFNGQIGSFDLLHALRDSRKALQPLSLYVHVPFCAHICYYCACNKVITKDRGRAQPYLQRLEQEIQLIACHLDPRQVVEQLHLGGGTPTFLSPAQLRQLMATLRRHFNLLEHDAGDYGIEIDPREADWSTMGLLRELGFNRVSLGVQDLDPAVQRAVNRLQSLEETRAIVDAARTLQFRSVNIDLIYGLPKQTVEGFARTIDEIIQLQPDRLSVFNYAHLPERFMPQRRIAQQDLPSPAHKLAMLQGTIEQLTAAGYRYIGMDHFALPDDELAMAQEDATLQRNFQGYTTHGHCDLIGLGVSAISQIGDLYCQNSSDLNEYQNSLAGAQLATRRGLACSPDDRVRRAVIQQLICHFELYTEVIEQVFDIEFRGYFADIWPQLQAMAADGLIEIDKRVIRVLPPGRLLVRSVCMLFDAHLPQDRQRFSRVI
- the fnr gene encoding fumarate/nitrate reduction transcriptional regulator Fnr; this translates as MSEPVKLRAATQAHCKDCSLAPLCLPLSLNLEDMDALDDIVKRGRPLKKGEYLFRQGDNFNSVYAVRSGALKTFSLSDNGEEQITGFHLPSELVGLSGMDTEAYPVTAQAQETTSVCEIPFERLDELSVQLPQLRRQLMRVMSREIRDDQQMMLLLSKKTADERIATFLVNLSARFRARGYSANQFRLSMSRNEIGNYLGLAVETVSRVFTRFQQNQLIAAEGKEIHILDPIQLCALAGGTLDA
- a CDS encoding adenine phosphoribosyltransferase → MVFDELSFKSLIRPVVDFPKPGVIFRDITPLFQSPKALRLVVDSFVHRYIDADFSHIGAMDARGFLIGSIIAHELNKPLILFRKQGKLPADVLSEGYATEYGEAFLEVHADSLCEGDSVVLFDDLIATGGTLIAAANLVRRMGASVHEAAAIIDLPELAGSQRLRDMGVPAFSLTAFSLSEK
- the ccoS gene encoding cbb3-type cytochrome oxidase assembly protein CcoS, which produces MPALYIMIPAALLIVAIAVYVFFWAVDSGQYDDLDGPAHSILFDDQDPQHKAAVDEANHTTDNKQPPHG
- a CDS encoding FixH family protein; amino-acid sequence: MFAATATSPWYKHLWPWIIIGILTCSVTLTLTMVTIAVENPDNLVNDNYYEAGKGINRSLDRERLAQDLALRANVHLDELTGEVDLKLTGNSNPQSLELNLMSPTQPEKDRKVELALSPSEPGRYVGHLDEKIEGRRFVELLGEDNGRTWRMFEEEQVGHDKGLVLGDEPLQGAEDLRN
- a CDS encoding heavy metal translocating P-type ATPase, whose translation is MDTPTPCFHCSLPVPAGQPFRANVLGELRAFCCPGCQAVAQAIVAGGLGSYYQHRSEASANPQTLPRQLPDELALYDRADVQQPFVNHQGELSEATLLIEGISCAACGWLIEKHLRAVPGIAQARLNLSNHRLLVQWADSQLPLSRLLGELRQIGYAAHPYQADRAAEQLASDNRRALRQLGVAGLLWFQAMMATMATWPEFNIDLSPELHTILRWVAMFLTTPIVFYSCAPFFRGALRDLRTRHLTMDVSVSLAIGGAYLAGIWTAITGVGELYFDAVGMFALFLLAGRYLERRARERTAAATAQLVNLLPASCLRLDAEGHGERILLSQLRSHDHLLIPPGAVIPADGRILQGQSSIDESLLTGEYLPQPRGAGEAVTAGTLNVQSALTVEVLALGQDTRLSAIVRLLDRAQSEKPRLAEIADRAAQGFLLVTLALALIIGLVWWQLDPARAFWVVLAMLVATCPCALSLATPTALTAATGTLHRLGLLLTRGHVLEGLNQIDTVIFDKTGTLTEGRLVLRQIQPLAQADADACHALAAALELGSEHPIARAFGHTALLADDVSSAPGLGLQGLVNGQCLRIGQPAYVCALSGQAPPAMPSQAGQWLLLGNEQGPLAWFGLDDRLRDDAQGLVDACHARGCTTLLLSGDSSPMVASVAAELGIGQAHGGLPPDAKLAMLQRLQADGRKVLVLGDGVNDVPMLAAADIGVAMGSATDLAKTCADAVLLCNRLSALVQALALARRTRRVIIQNLCWAALYNGLMLPFAAAGLITPIWAALGMSLSSLTVVLNALRLTRIKPLPGSQAAIAPLHPATA
- a CDS encoding sulfite exporter TauE/SafE family protein; translation: MADLLPLLASALILGLLGGGHCLGMCGGLMGALTLAIPPEQRGRRLQLLMAYNLGRICSYACAGLIIGLAGWAVATSPAAMALRVVAALLLIAMGLYLAGWWSGLTRIEALGRGLWRHIQPLATRLLPVSSVPRALLLGALWGWLPCGLVYSTLLWAASQGNAAHSALLMLAFGMGTWPVLLATGMAAERTRALLRQRGVRIAGGLLVMLFGLWTLPGPHQHWLMGH